Proteins encoded by one window of Simiduia curdlanivorans:
- a CDS encoding tetratricopeptide repeat protein, with protein MHYRHLFASLCFSIIAALSAGCQNTPKIADTSPDLVKRVLAGEAFIQESQLEHLNNALPDENPFALTEDMKRFAHHYAPKTMSANFRLKQLVWAIMSPNTLGLDYNPTATYTAAESFARREANCLSFTMLLISMAEEVGLKAELNEVSIPPTWDLQDGNRLVYYRHVNALVKLRQHPDAVVDINMEDYNENYEQSTLSKAEAEALYYNNRGVEAMSDQAYTQSFLYFRKAILLSPSTHFIWSNLGVLYNRTDQRDLAEASFKHALSFGKFEPVAASNLARIYETSDRESQAEAIHQALKNFHKRNPYLQFKRALDNQQQGDNEKALAYVNKAIKLFDKDHRFYYLRAQIYASLGMKTEVKQDLQLAEEIALKADQKEMYQTKLERLATLH; from the coding sequence ATGCACTACCGTCATCTATTTGCGAGCCTGTGCTTTAGCATCATTGCGGCTCTGTCAGCCGGTTGCCAAAACACCCCAAAGATCGCCGACACCTCACCGGATCTGGTCAAGCGTGTACTAGCCGGAGAAGCCTTCATCCAAGAATCGCAACTTGAACACCTTAACAACGCACTGCCGGACGAAAACCCCTTTGCTTTGACTGAAGACATGAAACGTTTCGCACACCACTATGCGCCCAAAACCATGAGCGCCAACTTCAGGTTAAAACAGTTAGTTTGGGCCATCATGAGCCCTAACACATTAGGCTTGGACTACAACCCCACGGCCACCTATACCGCCGCGGAATCGTTTGCCAGAAGAGAAGCTAACTGCTTATCTTTTACCATGTTATTGATCAGCATGGCCGAGGAAGTGGGTTTAAAAGCCGAGCTCAATGAAGTCTCCATTCCGCCAACTTGGGATCTCCAAGATGGCAATCGGTTAGTTTACTACCGCCACGTCAACGCGCTGGTAAAACTTCGACAGCACCCTGATGCGGTGGTCGACATTAATATGGAAGACTACAACGAAAATTACGAACAGAGCACACTCTCCAAAGCCGAAGCAGAAGCCCTTTATTATAATAATCGAGGCGTAGAAGCGATGAGCGACCAAGCCTACACCCAATCTTTCCTCTATTTCAGAAAAGCCATACTCCTTAGCCCTTCCACCCACTTTATTTGGAGCAATTTAGGCGTACTCTACAACCGCACAGATCAGAGAGACCTAGCTGAAGCATCCTTTAAACACGCCCTCTCCTTCGGCAAGTTTGAACCTGTAGCTGCGAGTAACTTGGCGCGCATCTACGAGACGAGCGACCGAGAAAGCCAGGCGGAAGCAATACACCAGGCGCTGAAAAATTTTCATAAACGCAACCCCTATCTGCAATTCAAGCGCGCCCTAGACAATCAACAGCAAGGCGATAACGAAAAAGCTCTAGCCTATGTCAACAAAGCTATAAAATTGTTCGACAAAGATCATCGCTTTTATTATTTGCGCGCTCAAATTTACGCAAGCCTTGGCATGAAAACCGAAGTAAAACAAGATTTGCAGCTTGCAGAAGAGATCGCCCTAAAGGCAGATCAAAAGGAAATGTACCAAACTAAGCTTGAGCGTTTAGCGACCTTACATTAA